Proteins found in one Kwoniella bestiolae CBS 10118 chromosome 1, complete sequence genomic segment:
- a CDS encoding eukaryotic translation initiation factor 5A-1, translating into MAEEEHHETFEAAGAGASLTFPMQCSALRKNGHVVIKGRPCKIVDMSTSKTGKHGHAKVHLVAIDIFTGKKLEDISPSTHNMDVPNVKRQEYQLLDIQDGFLNLMDGDGNSKDDVKIPESEIGEQIETDFEAGKDLMVTIISAMGEEQAISYKEAPQGA; encoded by the exons ATGGCTGAGGAAGAACACCACGAAACCTTCGAAGCTGCCGGTGCCGGTGCTTCCTTGACCTTCCC TATGCAATGTTCCGCTCTCCGAAAGAACGGTCACGTCGTCATCAAGGGAAGACCCTGTAAGATCGTTGACATGTCTACCTCCAAAACCGGAAAGCACGGTCACGCTAAAGTCCACCTTGTCGCcattgat ATCTTCACCGGTAAGAAGCTCGAAGATATCTCTCCCTCTACCCACAACATGGATGTCCCCAACGTCAAGAGACAAGAATACCAACTCCTTGATATCCAAGAT GGTTTCCTCAACTTGATGGACGGTGACGGTAACTCCAAAGACGACGTCAAGATCCCCGAGTCCGAGATTGGTGAACAAATCGAAACCGACTTCGAGGCCGGTAAAGATCTCATGGTCACCATCATCTCTGCTATGG GCGAAGAGCAAGCTATCTCCTACAAGGAAGCTCCTCAAGGTGCTTAG
- a CDS encoding ribose-5-phosphate isomerase: MPTPAAELLKAKLSGGGASDIKASSPLFIPPTQPLTPGKQLPTSVPLPVLPAVESAKRLAAFAAVDRHIGLQHKVIGIGSGSTVPYVVDRILAQGFEANKDRVFLPTGFQSKELIIKAGLTLGDVDQYARIDVTIDGADEVDNDLNSIKGGGACQLREKVLAEAADTWVIVADYRKNSHILGTTWTQGIPIEVAPFAYAKVLTNLSHMGSPQKLPNGKPGLTLRMGKMKAGPVVSDNGNFIIDAPFPEEMMKDPVDLLHKIKMLTGVVEVGLFCNMAKAAYFGNEDGTVLIRSDDGSVDKISSVPNTPELKAQVNDAAVP, encoded by the exons ATGCCTACCCCAGCAGCGGAATTATTGAAAGCCAAGTTATCGGGTGGAGGAGCAAGCGATATCAAAGCTAGTAGTCCGCTT TTCATACCCCCCACTCAACCCTTGACTCCAGGCAAACAGCTTCCTACCTCCGTCCCCCTTCCCGTGCTACCCGCCGTAGAATCCGCAAAGAGATTAGCAGCGTTCGCAGCAGTGGATAGACACATCGGCTTACAGCACAAG GTCATTGGTAtaggatcaggatcaacgGTGCCCTACGTGGTGGACCGAATACTCGCTCAAGGATTCGAGGCCAACAAGGATAGGGTCTTCTTACCCACCGGTTTCCAGTCCAAGGAACTGATCATCAAAGCTGGACTTACGTTGGGGGACGTAGATCAATACGCTAGGATTGACGTTACTATTGAtggagctgatga AGTCGACAACGACCTAAACTCCATCAAGGGCGGTGGCGCATGTCAACTCCGAGAAAAGGTATTAGCAGAAGCAGCCGATACATGGGTGATCGTTGCGGACTATCGAAAGAACTCCCATATCCTAGGTACGACG TGGACACAAGGTATCCCCATTGAAGTCGCCCCCTTCGCCTACGCCAAGGTACTTACCAACCTCTCGCACATGGGTTCCCCGCAGAAATTACCAAATGGTAAACCTGGTTTAACCCTCaggatggggaagatgaaggctGGTCCGGTCGTTTCGGATAATGGGAACTTTATTATTGATGCGCCGTTCCctgaggagatgatgaaagatcctgttgat CTGCTACACAAAATCAAGATGTTGACGggagtggtggaagtgggattATTCTGCAATATGGCCAAGGCAGCTTACTTCGGTAATGAG GACGGAACAGTGTTAATTCGATCAGACGACGGATCAGTCGACAAGATCAGCTCGGTACCTAATACACCGGAGTTGAAAGCTCAGGTCAATGATGCTGCGGTCCCTTAA